Genomic window (Candidatus Dormiibacterota bacterium):
CACGTCGTGCAGCCTCCCCGCGGGGAGGGTGACCGGCGCCGGCGCCGGCGCGGTGCCGGGGGCCGGCAGCGGGTACGCCGTGGTGGTGGTGGTCGAGAAGGTGACGTTGCCCTCGACCTTGGACAGGATCTGGTGGATGTGCCCGTTGAGCACGGTCACCGAGGCGAAGCGCCTCAGGTGGGAGAGCGCCTGGGCGGCGTCGTCGGTGCCCCATCCCCAGGTGTCGTAGATGCTCCAGAGCGGGATGTGCGCGAAGACGACGATCGGGGTGTCGGACCTCAGGTTGGCGACGTCTCTCTGGACGAAGTCGAGCTGCGCGGTCCCCAGGTGGCCGAGGTTGGTGATGTCGACGACGTTGTTCAGGGTGATGAAGTGGATGCCGCCCATGTCGAAGCTGGACCACCCGTCACCCTGGGTGCCGGCGCCGAAGACGTCGAGGTAGGGCTTGGGGCCCATCACGGTGTCGTGCTCGCCGGGGACGACGACCGTCTGCGGCGTCCTCAGCGTCCCCATCAGGTCCCTGACCGTGTTGAACTGCTCGGGCGTCGAGGTGTGGGTGAGGTCGCCGGTGTGGACCACGAACGCGGGACGCTGGGGCAGCGCGTTCACCTGGGCGATCGCCGCGGTGAAGCTGCCGAGGACGTCCGGGTTCGCGGTCCCCTTGAAGCCGATGTGGCTGTCGCTGATCTGGACGAAGTACAGACCGCCGGTGGCCGCCGGGCTCGGCGAGCCTGCGGCTGTGGTGAGGGCGGTGCCACAGGCGGCGACCAGGCCGCCGCTCACCGTCCAGATGGTGCCGGCGCCCACCCAGGAGGCGCACTTGAGAAAGCCGCGCCGGTCGACCTCACGGCCGACCAGCGCCTTTCCCGCGCCGTCGAGATGAGCGGTGATCGCAGTGCGCTCAGCCATTGGTGACGATCACCGTGC
Coding sequences:
- a CDS encoding metallophosphoesterase, whose product is MAERTAITAHLDGAGKALVGREVDRRGFLKCASWVGAGTIWTVSGGLVAACGTALTTAAGSPSPAATGGLYFVQISDSHIGFKGTANPDVLGSFTAAIAQVNALPQRPAFVVHTGDLTHTSTPEQFNTVRDLMGTLRTPQTVVVPGEHDTVMGPKPYLDVFGAGTQGDGWSSFDMGGIHFITLNNVVDITNLGHLGTAQLDFVQRDVANLRSDTPIVVFAHIPLWSIYDTWGWGTDDAAQALSHLRRFASVTVLNGHIHQILSKVEGNVTFSTTTTTAYPLPAPGTAPAPAPVTLPAGRLHDVLGIREVRYRGAGGGFRLTDDHLR